In the Heteronotia binoei isolate CCM8104 ecotype False Entrance Well chromosome 13, APGP_CSIRO_Hbin_v1, whole genome shotgun sequence genome, one interval contains:
- the ASB8 gene encoding ankyrin repeat and SOCS box protein 8, protein MWYIMQSIQSKYSLSERLIRTIAAIRSFPHDNVEDLIRRGADVNCMHGTLKPLHCACMVADADCIELLLEKGAEVNALDGYNRTALHYAAEKDETCVEILLEYGANPNALDGNKDTPLHWAAFKNNAECVRTLLESGAFVNALDYNDDTPLSWAAMKGNLESISILLEYGAEVRVVNLKGQTPISRLVALLVRGLGTEKEDTCFDLLHRAAGHFELRKNGAMPREVLRAQPLCAKLTTLCSVPGTLKTLSRYAVRRSLGVQFLPDAVKELPLPESLKDYVLLK, encoded by the exons ATGTGGTATATCATGCAGAGCATTCAGAGTAAATATTCTTTATCTGAGCGTTTGATCCGGACCATAGCAGCCATTCGCTCCTTCCCCCATGACAATGTTGAAGACCTTATCAGAAGG GGAGCGGACGTTAACTGCATGCATGGCACGCTGAAGCCACTGCACTGTGCTTGCATGGTTGCGGATGCAGATTGCATCGAGCTGCTGTTGGAAAAAGGAGCTGAG GTCAATGCCCTTGATGGGTACAACCGGACAGCCCTTCACTATGCAGCAGAGAAGGATGAGACTTGCGTGGAGATCCTTTTAGAATACGGGGCCAACCCAAATGCCCTGGACGGCAACAAGGACACACCGCTGCACTGGGCTGCCTTTAAGAACAACGCTGAGTGCGTCCGAACGCTTTTGGAGAGTGGAGCCTTTGTCAATGCTCTGGACTACAACGATGACACCCCCCTGAGCTGGGCAGCGATGAAGGGCAACCTAGAGAGCATCAGCATCCTTCTGGAATATGGGGCGGAGGTCCGGGTGGTCAATCTGAAGGGGCAGACGCCAATCTCCcggttagtggccctgctggtgaGAGGACTGGGCACCGAGAAGGAAGACACCTGCTTCGATCTCTTGCACAGGGCCGCTGGGCACTTTGAACTGCGGAAGAACGGTGCCATGCCCCGTGAGGTCCTGCGGGCCCAGCCGCTGTGTGCAAAGCTCACCACCCTGTGCTCCGTCCCCGGCACCTTGAAGACACTGTCGCGCTACGCCGTGCGCCGCAGCCTGGGAGTCCAGTTCCTGCCAGATGCGGTGAAGGAACTCCCTTTGCCAGAGTCTCTGAAGGACTACGTCTtgcttaagtaa